The following proteins are encoded in a genomic region of Sorangiineae bacterium MSr12523:
- a CDS encoding enoyl-CoA hydratase-related protein, translated as MSEPIRVERRGKVAIFTIDRQDRMNSLSRDTLFAFGRLAREAAVDDSVHAIVITGAGDKAFCAGADLKERHKMDENDVRKQVELYRSELGPLDRSPKPVIAAINGVALGGGLELALLCDLRVASSHATLSLPETSLGIIPGAGGTQRLPRLIGEARAKEMILLCRRLTAQEALEWGLVNRVVPKDTNLIDDVLAWIEPISDGAPLAQAAALQAIDRALDTTLELGLELEKVSYDSVLVSEDRREALEAFANKRKPQFRGK; from the coding sequence ATGAGCGAGCCCATTCGGGTCGAGCGGCGCGGCAAGGTCGCCATTTTCACCATCGACCGCCAGGACCGCATGAATAGCCTCTCGCGCGATACGCTCTTCGCCTTCGGGCGGCTTGCGCGCGAGGCGGCGGTGGACGATTCCGTGCACGCGATCGTCATCACCGGCGCGGGCGACAAGGCCTTTTGCGCCGGGGCGGATCTCAAAGAGCGCCACAAGATGGACGAGAACGACGTGCGCAAGCAGGTCGAGCTCTATCGCTCGGAGCTGGGGCCGCTCGATCGATCGCCCAAGCCCGTGATTGCCGCCATCAATGGCGTGGCGCTCGGCGGAGGGCTGGAGTTGGCGCTGCTGTGCGATCTCCGCGTGGCCTCGTCGCACGCGACGCTGTCGTTGCCCGAGACGTCGCTGGGCATCATCCCCGGCGCGGGCGGTACGCAGCGTCTGCCGCGCCTCATCGGCGAGGCGCGCGCCAAGGAGATGATTCTGCTCTGCCGGCGCCTGACCGCCCAGGAGGCCCTGGAGTGGGGCCTCGTGAACCGCGTGGTGCCGAAGGACACGAACCTCATCGACGACGTGCTCGCGTGGATCGAGCCCATCTCCGACGGCGCACCGCTCGCGCAGGCGGCGGCTCTTCAGGCCATCGACCGCGCCCTCGACACGACGTTGGAGCTAGGCCTCGAGCTCGAAAAGGTGAGCTACGACTCGGTGCTCGTCAGCGAAGACCGCCGCGAGGCCCTCGAGGCCTTTGCCAACAAGCGAAAACCCCAATTCCGCGGCAAATAA
- a CDS encoding HEAT repeat domain-containing protein → MSLEHRVHAGCGCGFRNLNFLSESTEFGEKGALRPFALSGTTRHFERDRPFAVDHLKLELELDFPRKSVSGTATLSLRRIDPVSTEIALDAIGFDLKTVTVEGRPASFVYDGKILRVAIPASLEAGELAVTYSATPRRGLYFLEPDEHVPNRPRQVWSQCQEEDARHFLPCHDKPHVKMTTEMIVTVPNGNDVLSNGELLSKETPAEGPWRFHWKMNAPHPSYLLTLVAGEFAELKDSAGNVPLTYLVPKGREADGEATFARTPDMVNYFGELTGVPYPWNKYAQVVVSDFIFGGMENTTATTMYEHILLDERARLDITSDDLIAHELAHQWFGDYVTCRDWSEGWLNEGFATFMEHVWREKHLGRDEYEVAIKGDLDAYLGEATGRYRRPIVCQTYDAPLDLFDRHLYEKGGLVLHLLRREIGDALFWRGVGNYLRRHGRGVVETRDLMRALEEVSGRSLGQLFDQWVYRPGHPELEVQISWDKKVLSVTVKQTQAATDDVPNVFEFPLELALVDGEGKTRRERLRVSQRTETFTLPVEERPSFVVVDPEMRVLGSVSLKVPQDMLREQLTKAESARGRWLAAHALSKNDDPVTITALAARLEDESEFWAVRAAAAESLGDIRATEGFDVLSQHVNTAHHKVRRAVVRALGRFKTPKAATILRPKALHDASYLVEAEAARALGHTKQPSVYETLLDVLDRPSWADVIRVGAIDGLATLRDDRALPHLMSRTRYGHATRARRAAILALPKVSGDRKAREALEELLEDGDPHLRVDVARALADLGDTKARGALRARLEVDLDPRVRRRIREVLRDLGGDSKRALDQVREELEKVQNEHSELKARLALLEARLGEASSTRGPLPKGTNGSNGSAARTDKAHKNGVSAKKAPAKAGAKNAKKGKAARPARRTR, encoded by the coding sequence ATGTCCCTCGAGCACCGCGTTCACGCTGGTTGCGGGTGTGGTTTCCGCAATCTTAATTTCCTGTCTGAATCCACGGAGTTCGGCGAGAAGGGGGCGCTGCGTCCCTTCGCGTTGAGCGGCACCACGCGTCACTTCGAACGCGATAGGCCCTTCGCCGTGGACCACTTGAAGCTCGAACTCGAGCTCGATTTTCCGCGCAAGAGCGTTTCCGGCACGGCCACATTGAGCCTTCGCCGGATCGATCCCGTGTCGACGGAAATCGCCCTCGATGCCATTGGCTTCGATTTGAAAACGGTCACCGTCGAAGGGCGCCCGGCGTCCTTCGTCTACGACGGCAAGATCCTGCGCGTGGCCATTCCCGCGTCGCTCGAAGCGGGCGAGCTCGCGGTCACGTACAGCGCGACGCCGCGGCGTGGCCTGTATTTCCTCGAGCCCGACGAGCACGTGCCCAATCGTCCGCGGCAGGTGTGGAGCCAGTGCCAGGAGGAGGACGCGCGTCACTTCCTGCCCTGCCACGACAAGCCGCACGTGAAGATGACCACCGAGATGATCGTCACCGTGCCGAACGGCAACGACGTCCTCTCGAATGGCGAGCTGCTCTCGAAGGAGACGCCCGCGGAAGGGCCTTGGCGTTTTCATTGGAAGATGAACGCCCCGCACCCGAGCTATCTTCTCACCTTGGTGGCGGGCGAGTTCGCGGAGCTGAAAGACAGCGCCGGCAACGTGCCGCTCACGTACTTGGTTCCGAAGGGTCGTGAGGCCGACGGCGAGGCGACGTTCGCGCGCACGCCCGACATGGTGAACTACTTCGGCGAGCTCACCGGCGTGCCGTACCCGTGGAACAAGTACGCGCAGGTCGTGGTGAGCGACTTCATTTTCGGCGGGATGGAGAACACCACCGCCACGACCATGTACGAGCACATCCTCTTGGATGAGCGGGCGCGGCTGGACATCACGTCGGACGATTTGATCGCGCACGAACTGGCGCATCAATGGTTCGGCGACTACGTGACGTGCCGCGACTGGTCCGAGGGATGGCTCAACGAAGGCTTTGCGACCTTCATGGAGCATGTCTGGCGGGAGAAGCACCTCGGCCGTGACGAATACGAGGTGGCCATCAAAGGCGATCTCGATGCATACCTGGGCGAGGCCACGGGTCGCTACCGCCGCCCCATCGTGTGCCAGACGTACGACGCACCGCTCGATCTGTTCGATCGGCACCTCTACGAGAAAGGCGGCCTGGTGCTGCACCTGCTGCGCCGCGAGATTGGCGACGCGCTTTTCTGGCGCGGCGTGGGCAACTACCTGCGCCGGCACGGGCGCGGCGTCGTGGAGACGCGCGACTTGATGCGCGCGCTGGAAGAGGTGAGCGGCCGCAGCCTCGGGCAGCTCTTCGATCAGTGGGTGTATCGGCCGGGGCACCCGGAGCTCGAGGTGCAGATTTCCTGGGACAAGAAGGTGCTCTCGGTCACGGTGAAGCAGACGCAGGCCGCCACCGACGACGTGCCGAATGTGTTCGAGTTCCCGCTGGAGCTCGCGTTGGTGGACGGCGAAGGCAAGACGCGGCGCGAGCGCCTGCGCGTGTCGCAGCGCACGGAGACCTTCACCTTGCCGGTGGAGGAGCGACCGAGCTTCGTCGTGGTCGATCCGGAGATGCGCGTCCTGGGCTCGGTGAGCTTGAAGGTGCCGCAGGACATGCTCCGCGAGCAGCTCACGAAGGCCGAGTCGGCGCGCGGGCGATGGCTTGCGGCGCATGCGCTCTCGAAGAACGACGACCCCGTGACCATCACGGCGCTGGCCGCGCGGCTGGAGGACGAATCGGAGTTCTGGGCGGTGCGTGCGGCGGCGGCGGAATCGCTGGGCGACATCCGTGCGACCGAGGGCTTCGACGTGCTCTCGCAGCACGTGAACACGGCGCACCACAAGGTGCGGCGCGCGGTGGTGCGGGCGTTGGGGCGCTTCAAGACGCCGAAGGCCGCGACGATTCTGCGGCCCAAGGCGCTCCACGACGCGAGCTACCTGGTGGAGGCCGAGGCGGCGCGTGCTCTGGGGCACACGAAGCAGCCCTCGGTGTACGAGACCTTGCTCGACGTGCTGGATCGTCCCTCGTGGGCGGACGTGATTCGCGTGGGCGCCATCGACGGGCTGGCGACCTTGCGCGACGATCGCGCGTTGCCGCACTTGATGTCGCGCACGCGTTACGGCCATGCGACACGGGCGCGCCGGGCGGCGATTCTTGCGCTGCCCAAGGTCTCGGGCGATCGCAAGGCGCGCGAGGCACTCGAGGAGCTGCTCGAGGACGGCGATCCGCATCTTCGCGTCGACGTGGCGCGGGCGCTCGCCGACCTGGGCGACACGAAGGCACGCGGTGCTTTGCGGGCGCGCCTCGAGGTGGATCTCGATCCGCGCGTGCGCCGGCGCATTCGCGAGGTGCTGCGCGATCTCGGGGGCGACTCGAAGCGCGCGCTGGATCAGGTGCGCGAGGAGCTCGAAAAAGTGCAGAACGAGCACTCCGAGCTGAAGGCGCGGCTGGCGCTGTTGGAGGCCAGGCTGGGCGAGGCGTCGAGCACGCGCGGGCCTTTGCCGAAGGGCACCAACGGTTCGAACGGGAGCGCCGCGAGGACGGACAAGGCCCACAAGAATGGCGTCAGCGCGAAGAAGGCGCCCGCCAAGGCCGGCGCGAAGAACGCAAAAAAGGGGAAAGCGGCGCGGCCGGCTCGGAGGACGCGATGA
- a CDS encoding DUF882 domain-containing protein produces MRVVVRSALSVAVAALLTGFVPVFSTSAHADVKHVVARGHTLEAIARRYHVTQKAILEANHLQDGRHLRVGETLVIPGVSAPQSSTKDGKDGKDGKDAKSKGGKPQKPPTYAMAARTPGVIHAARLATSEDFTIRVADRRGRASPTALKSFERLLRSAGGQTHAIDPRLVALVGVVSNHFGSRKIEVISGFRPYSPTQHTPHSNHNAGKAIDFRVLGVPNEVLRDFCKTLKNVGVGYYPNSTFVHLDVRSSPAFWIDYSKPGEPPRYNAPGVDADEGTSDVGEEIKGAIGNDPSSPSPNGDNSL; encoded by the coding sequence ATGCGGGTTGTTGTTCGATCTGCTCTCTCCGTCGCGGTGGCGGCCCTGCTCACGGGTTTCGTGCCGGTTTTTTCGACATCGGCCCACGCCGACGTGAAGCACGTGGTTGCACGGGGGCACACGTTGGAGGCCATCGCACGCCGCTACCACGTGACGCAAAAAGCGATTTTGGAGGCGAATCACCTTCAGGACGGCCGTCATTTGCGGGTCGGAGAGACGCTGGTGATTCCCGGTGTGAGCGCACCGCAAAGCTCAACCAAAGATGGCAAGGACGGCAAGGACGGCAAAGACGCGAAGAGCAAAGGCGGAAAACCGCAGAAGCCGCCGACCTACGCCATGGCGGCACGCACGCCCGGTGTCATCCACGCGGCACGGCTCGCCACAAGCGAGGACTTTACCATCCGCGTGGCCGACCGGCGCGGTCGTGCCTCACCCACCGCTCTCAAATCGTTCGAGCGGTTGCTCCGCAGTGCGGGGGGTCAGACCCATGCGATTGACCCGCGCCTGGTCGCGCTCGTCGGCGTCGTGTCGAACCACTTCGGAAGCCGGAAAATCGAGGTCATCAGCGGCTTCCGGCCGTATTCACCGACCCAGCACACGCCCCACTCGAACCACAACGCGGGCAAGGCCATCGACTTCCGCGTGTTGGGCGTGCCCAACGAGGTCCTTCGTGACTTCTGCAAAACGTTGAAGAACGTCGGCGTCGGCTACTACCCGAACAGCACCTTCGTTCACCTCGACGTGCGATCGTCGCCGGCCTTCTGGATCGATTACTCCAAGCCGGGGGAACCCCCGCGCTACAATGCGCCTGGCGTCGATGCCGACGAGGGGACGAGCGACGTGGGCGAGGAAATCAAAGGCGCGATCGGAAACGATCCGTCGAGCCCCAGCCCGAACGGCGACAACTCGCTGTAA
- a CDS encoding sigma-70 family RNA polymerase sigma factor gives MEPLAIANTELPPADAEATDVDGVCAGEDLDDSIPPPPASTDRVRRKRTRRKRRLRSKSARERADRAAKEIRQYLPIVHQMVTRLLVKVPSNVLREDLIAAGTFGLLASIRRDGAVRSPTFEWYARVRIRGAIMDELRNQDWLSRRARREVHSAAGDALPSERCSFVGFDDLAGGLQSVFNAEVSPPTPFEMMEADQQRDALKGALKTLSERERHILFLHYFQGEQFKTIAETLGVSLPRVSQLHWRAVSKLRDLLSSLVA, from the coding sequence ATGGAACCGCTCGCGATCGCCAACACGGAACTTCCCCCGGCCGATGCCGAGGCAACGGACGTGGATGGTGTATGTGCAGGGGAGGACCTGGACGACAGCATTCCTCCGCCGCCGGCAAGCACGGACCGCGTTCGCCGAAAGCGCACGCGCCGAAAGCGCCGGCTGCGCAGCAAGAGCGCCCGCGAGCGGGCCGATCGCGCGGCCAAGGAGATCCGGCAGTACTTGCCCATCGTGCACCAGATGGTGACGCGGCTCCTCGTGAAGGTGCCGTCCAACGTGTTGCGCGAGGATCTCATTGCGGCGGGCACCTTCGGGCTTCTCGCCTCGATCCGCCGGGATGGGGCCGTGCGCAGTCCCACGTTCGAGTGGTACGCGCGGGTGCGCATCCGCGGCGCAATCATGGACGAACTGCGCAACCAGGATTGGCTCTCCCGCCGCGCCCGGCGTGAGGTGCACTCCGCCGCGGGCGATGCGCTACCGTCCGAGCGGTGCTCCTTCGTCGGATTCGACGACCTCGCCGGCGGCCTTCAGTCGGTCTTCAACGCCGAGGTGAGCCCGCCCACGCCCTTCGAGATGATGGAGGCCGATCAGCAGCGCGATGCCTTGAAAGGCGCGCTGAAGACGCTCTCCGAGCGCGAGCGGCACATTCTCTTTCTGCACTACTTCCAGGGCGAGCAATTCAAGACCATCGCCGAGACCCTCGGGGTGAGCCTGCCCCGCGTCTCGCAACTGCACTGGCGCGCCGTCTCCAAGCTGCGCGACCTGCTCTCGTCGCTGGTCGCGTAG
- a CDS encoding phosphodiester glycosidase family protein, with product MRALTSKIPYRLAFGAGFVALWVALSGDGPTEHDPKALAAVLGEAIRGNQAGPGHVDPRDVRWEPSDGIVSDYLFGRWALFLGSEAPGAPRDVYRARVRLTPEGRPIAVRTPYALTSTPLGDDHALVIHGERAAFATLAYGQEQSVSVLDLAKDGARAPVSLSDRAMMFLTNVQQTGAGDGVGRVDITLDPPARAVGLAIDGESLRIERLQGEGTEKTRFDLARGEIETPNPALHAEAVPHLPKRFVFWAVDTVRAISWVGPAPIAWLEDKVFGARDALKQFAFKLHGSGDASGVLADAPAAKASVLKSSKAADGDAEWPPADMPSIWKTPEPGEGTWQVPKMPWMKKLPGTEVPAPFVRTFVRPDEQRPYASVILVAMDMRQLELQMEAGTEDPKPLTGGHGPGRIPRDPAIAPRVVAAFNGAFKTEHGMYGMMVHKRVLLPPQPGAATVVVTNDGRMGMGTWGNTTEVTGIHGVPDTDIDSFRQNLDPLLDRGEINPTKRALWGYTLPGNGTQTERSGICVTEAGHLVYAWGAEVSATVLAKAMKMAGCAYGMHLDMNPHHTGFLFTRIDDVKAHKFRSEILASEMEISNDRYIDYAAKDFFYVLLRDPTPPSLEGVEWKANAGTQPAPSWLTAMWEAHDGQVELLDIEPRRARFRIRAGTKEPDSKTGATPTTELGEEDAERVLFALSLGNSLEKHPRGLVTAGKMVLPMRGGEDSAVLLASGSEGELSIVKTAEMGSELAGSDVAELPLLIDGGAVLPSVTARHTVHGPRAALGITPEGRIVVAKGTFASDAPLANALRKAGCTRAVALDRGTHEGPTMDRAGTSSPPRAHYETTVLYGMGRPFKPRGFRFDAASAVADRTTVTTRTPN from the coding sequence GTGCGGGCGCTCACCTCGAAAATTCCGTATCGGCTCGCCTTTGGCGCAGGCTTCGTTGCGCTTTGGGTTGCACTTTCGGGGGACGGTCCGACCGAGCACGATCCCAAGGCGTTGGCCGCCGTTCTGGGCGAGGCCATCCGTGGAAACCAAGCGGGGCCGGGCCACGTCGACCCGCGCGATGTGCGCTGGGAGCCATCGGACGGCATCGTCTCCGACTACCTTTTCGGGCGCTGGGCACTGTTCCTTGGCAGTGAAGCACCGGGCGCCCCGCGCGACGTGTACCGCGCGCGTGTTCGCCTCACGCCGGAAGGTCGCCCCATCGCGGTGCGCACGCCCTATGCGCTGACGTCGACCCCGCTGGGCGATGACCATGCGCTCGTGATCCACGGCGAGCGTGCCGCCTTCGCGACGCTGGCCTACGGCCAGGAGCAAAGTGTGAGCGTGCTCGATCTCGCGAAGGATGGCGCGCGCGCCCCGGTGAGCCTGTCCGATCGCGCGATGATGTTTCTCACCAACGTGCAGCAGACCGGCGCAGGCGACGGCGTTGGCCGCGTCGACATCACGCTCGATCCTCCGGCCCGCGCGGTGGGGTTGGCCATCGACGGTGAATCGCTCCGCATCGAGCGCCTGCAAGGCGAGGGCACCGAGAAGACGCGCTTCGATCTGGCGCGCGGCGAAATCGAAACGCCGAACCCCGCACTCCACGCGGAGGCGGTGCCGCACCTTCCGAAACGGTTCGTCTTTTGGGCCGTCGACACGGTCCGCGCCATCTCCTGGGTGGGGCCTGCACCCATCGCCTGGCTCGAGGACAAAGTCTTCGGCGCGCGCGATGCGCTCAAGCAATTCGCCTTCAAGCTGCATGGCTCCGGCGATGCGAGCGGCGTGCTTGCCGACGCGCCCGCGGCCAAAGCCAGCGTGCTCAAAAGCTCCAAGGCCGCCGACGGCGACGCCGAATGGCCGCCGGCCGACATGCCCTCGATCTGGAAGACGCCGGAGCCGGGCGAGGGCACGTGGCAGGTTCCCAAGATGCCGTGGATGAAAAAGCTCCCCGGCACCGAGGTCCCCGCGCCCTTCGTCCGCACCTTCGTCCGTCCCGACGAACAGCGCCCGTACGCCTCCGTGATCCTCGTGGCCATGGATATGCGGCAGCTCGAGCTGCAGATGGAGGCCGGCACCGAGGACCCGAAGCCGCTCACCGGTGGCCACGGCCCCGGGCGAATTCCGCGCGATCCGGCGATTGCTCCGCGCGTCGTCGCCGCCTTCAACGGCGCCTTCAAAACCGAGCACGGAATGTACGGCATGATGGTGCACAAGCGCGTGCTGCTGCCGCCGCAGCCCGGCGCGGCCACAGTCGTCGTCACCAACGACGGGCGCATGGGCATGGGCACCTGGGGCAACACCACCGAGGTCACCGGCATCCACGGCGTGCCCGACACCGACATCGACTCGTTCCGTCAGAACCTGGATCCGCTGCTCGATCGCGGCGAGATCAACCCGACCAAGCGCGCCCTCTGGGGCTACACCTTGCCCGGCAACGGCACGCAGACGGAGCGCTCGGGCATCTGCGTCACCGAGGCCGGACACCTCGTCTACGCGTGGGGGGCGGAGGTGAGCGCGACGGTGCTGGCCAAGGCCATGAAAATGGCCGGTTGCGCGTACGGCATGCACCTCGACATGAACCCGCACCACACGGGCTTCTTGTTCACGCGCATCGACGACGTCAAAGCGCACAAGTTTCGCTCGGAGATCCTCGCCAGTGAAATGGAGATCTCCAACGACCGCTACATCGATTACGCCGCCAAGGACTTCTTCTACGTGCTCCTGCGCGATCCCACGCCGCCCTCGCTCGAGGGCGTCGAGTGGAAGGCGAACGCGGGCACGCAGCCGGCACCCTCGTGGCTCACGGCCATGTGGGAGGCGCACGATGGCCAAGTCGAGCTGCTCGACATCGAGCCGCGGCGTGCCCGCTTTCGCATCCGTGCGGGTACGAAGGAGCCCGATTCCAAAACGGGCGCAACCCCCACGACGGAGCTGGGCGAGGAAGACGCCGAGCGCGTGCTCTTCGCCTTGTCGCTGGGCAACTCGTTGGAGAAGCATCCGCGCGGGCTCGTCACCGCCGGCAAGATGGTGCTGCCCATGCGCGGCGGGGAAGATTCCGCCGTGCTCCTCGCCTCCGGCAGCGAGGGCGAGCTCTCCATCGTCAAGACCGCGGAAATGGGCTCCGAGCTTGCCGGCTCCGACGTGGCCGAGCTTCCCCTGCTCATCGATGGCGGTGCGGTCCTCCCCAGCGTGACCGCCCGCCATACCGTGCACGGCCCGCGTGCGGCCTTGGGCATCACGCCCGAGGGACGCATCGTCGTCGCCAAGGGCACCTTCGCCAGCGATGCGCCGCTTGCCAACGCCCTGCGCAAGGCCGGATGCACCCGGGCCGTCGCCCTCGACCGCGGCACCCACGAGGGCCCCACGATGGACCGCGCCGGCACCTCCTCACCGCCGCGCGCCCACTACGAGACCACGGTTCTCTACGGCATGGGCCGCCCGTTCAAGCCGCGCGGCTTCCGCTTCGACGCGGCCTCCGCCGTCGCCGATCGCACCACCGTCACGACGCGTACGCCGAACTAG
- a CDS encoding RluA family pseudouridine synthase: MSSNEKSEYTVPEQLDGERLDRAAAQLASGLSRARLKRAIEAGAVRVNGRRKPKGAVVAKGDVISIDTSQVSDADSPAEPTPDAPLVVCFEGEGVLVVDKPAGQPTAPLRPGEVGSLANALVGRYPELAGVGYSAREPGLVHRLDTDTSGLVLVARSPEAFDVLRGALKEDRIDKRYLLLCASADLPDEGSIEFPIANHPKDQRRVYPCIHPRDVMRYAPRPASTSYRVIQRGTPWALVEVTVSRALRHQIRAHFAAIEHPLAGDVLYGGAEIRSLGRHALHASLISFGGGPGVAAFEVTSKLPPAMAALVTSESEGGASET; encoded by the coding sequence ATGTCTTCCAACGAAAAGAGCGAATACACCGTGCCGGAACAGCTCGACGGCGAACGACTCGATCGCGCCGCCGCGCAGCTTGCCTCGGGCCTCTCGCGTGCGCGCCTGAAACGCGCCATCGAGGCCGGTGCGGTGCGGGTGAACGGCCGCCGTAAGCCAAAGGGAGCCGTCGTTGCGAAGGGCGACGTCATTTCCATCGACACCAGCCAGGTGTCCGATGCCGACAGCCCCGCCGAGCCCACGCCGGATGCTCCGCTCGTCGTCTGCTTCGAGGGCGAGGGCGTTCTCGTCGTGGACAAGCCCGCGGGCCAGCCCACCGCACCGCTCCGCCCCGGCGAAGTGGGCTCGCTGGCGAATGCGCTGGTCGGCCGCTATCCGGAGCTCGCCGGCGTGGGTTACTCCGCGCGCGAACCCGGCCTCGTGCACCGCCTCGACACGGATACTTCGGGCCTCGTCCTGGTGGCGCGCAGCCCGGAAGCTTTCGACGTCCTGCGAGGTGCGCTCAAAGAAGATCGCATCGACAAGCGCTACCTGCTCCTCTGCGCGAGCGCCGATCTGCCCGACGAGGGCTCCATCGAATTTCCCATCGCGAACCACCCGAAAGATCAGCGCCGCGTCTACCCGTGCATCCACCCGCGCGACGTCATGCGCTACGCACCGCGCCCGGCCTCCACGTCGTACCGCGTGATCCAGCGCGGCACGCCGTGGGCGCTCGTGGAGGTCACCGTCTCGCGCGCCCTGCGCCACCAGATCCGCGCGCACTTCGCCGCCATCGAGCACCCGCTCGCCGGCGACGTGCTCTACGGCGGTGCCGAGATTCGCTCCCTGGGCCGCCATGCCCTCCACGCTTCACTCATTTCGTTCGGGGGTGGTCCGGGGGTGGCTGCTTTCGAGGTGACCTCCAAGCTTCCGCCCGCCATGGCCGCGCTGGTTACATCGGAGAGTGAAGGCGGCGCCTCCGAAACTTGA
- a CDS encoding protein kinase, with product MSIPPALHAERRVPVSTPAVPSSNTPTVAATPSWPHPPVAQVVSSVPEPAASTGSRGGTSQMVASSQPAPVAVAVSPSAIVPSAVAATVAAPASELRFVPIAAGATLERGYGRMVIETRVGEGGMGIVWRGWLFYPPSGPRGGEPPVAIALKVLRSQIGAREDVRAFFRNEAEALRVLSHPNIVRFFDLFEWPPQPPSPPPSHPEPPSLALAMEYVDGDTLEQVIARHVARAQLRGPGALPGMPFRRAWYYFQQLLGALAATHALGIVHRDVKPSNILIRKDGIVKLTDYGIARMNQPNGPDESHLAPGTGAYMSPEQVLSQPVDGRSDLYSAAIVLYEMLSGRTPFSTENKSEFWIRQEQVQRSPPPIRTLVAQAPPVLDALFFRALAKDKGMRFDNAIEMGNAFREAMGIPDSAEWRAQAEIARDAVPAHAAPAEAERQARLGTLRDFLVKKYPTLGMTAA from the coding sequence GTGAGCATTCCGCCGGCGCTCCATGCGGAACGGCGGGTGCCGGTCTCCACACCGGCGGTGCCCTCGTCGAACACGCCAACGGTGGCCGCAACCCCGTCGTGGCCGCACCCTCCCGTGGCTCAGGTGGTTAGCAGCGTCCCCGAGCCAGCGGCGTCGACGGGCTCCCGCGGCGGAACGAGCCAAATGGTGGCCAGTTCGCAGCCGGCACCGGTGGCCGTGGCGGTTTCGCCGTCGGCGATCGTGCCCTCGGCGGTCGCGGCCACCGTCGCCGCCCCCGCGTCCGAATTGCGCTTCGTACCCATTGCCGCGGGTGCCACGCTCGAGCGCGGCTACGGCCGCATGGTCATCGAAACGAGGGTCGGCGAGGGCGGCATGGGCATCGTCTGGCGCGGCTGGCTGTTCTATCCGCCCAGCGGACCGCGCGGGGGCGAGCCACCCGTGGCCATCGCCCTCAAAGTGCTGCGTTCCCAGATTGGCGCACGCGAGGACGTGCGCGCCTTTTTTCGCAACGAGGCCGAGGCGCTGCGCGTGCTTTCCCATCCGAACATCGTGCGCTTTTTCGATCTGTTCGAGTGGCCGCCGCAGCCGCCATCGCCACCGCCGAGCCACCCGGAGCCGCCTTCGCTGGCGCTCGCGATGGAATACGTCGACGGCGACACCTTGGAGCAAGTGATCGCGCGGCATGTGGCGCGTGCGCAACTGCGCGGGCCCGGCGCGCTGCCTGGGATGCCCTTTCGCCGCGCCTGGTACTACTTCCAGCAATTGCTCGGTGCGCTGGCCGCCACGCACGCGCTCGGCATCGTGCACCGCGACGTGAAGCCGTCGAACATTTTGATCCGCAAGGACGGGATCGTGAAGCTCACCGATTACGGCATCGCGCGAATGAATCAGCCCAACGGCCCCGACGAGAGCCACCTCGCCCCGGGCACCGGCGCGTACATGTCCCCGGAGCAGGTGCTCTCGCAGCCGGTGGATGGCCGGAGCGATCTCTATTCGGCCGCCATCGTGCTGTACGAAATGCTGAGCGGCCGCACACCCTTCAGCACCGAGAACAAGAGCGAGTTCTGGATTCGCCAGGAGCAGGTGCAGCGCTCACCGCCACCGATTCGCACGTTGGTCGCGCAGGCACCGCCGGTGCTCGATGCGCTCTTCTTCCGCGCGCTGGCCAAAGACAAGGGAATGCGCTTCGACAACGCCATCGAGATGGGCAACGCCTTTCGCGAGGCCATGGGCATTCCCGACTCGGCCGAGTGGCGCGCTCAAGCCGAAATCGCACGCGATGCCGTGCCCGCGCACGCTGCTCCGGCGGAGGCGGAGCGCCAGGCACGCCTGGGAACCTTGCGCGATTTCCTCGTGAAGAAGTACCCCACCTTGGGCATGACCGCAGCGTGA